Proteins from a single region of Synergistes jonesii:
- a CDS encoding transposase encodes MARQRKLTPERKALIQSLLSHYKPEDAQDVQAMLRDLLGDTIQQMLEAEMDDHLGYSKYDYKNKHTDDSRNGYSPKTVTSSAGDIPIDVPRDRKGDFEPQSVKKNQTDISNIEDQVLSMYAKGMTTRDISAHL; translated from the coding sequence ATGGCAAGACAGAGAAAACTGACACCGGAAAGAAAAGCGCTTATTCAGAGTCTCCTTTCCCACTACAAACCGGAAGACGCCCAGGACGTACAGGCTATGCTGAGGGATCTTCTCGGAGATACGATCCAGCAGATGCTGGAAGCCGAGATGGATGACCATCTCGGTTACAGCAAATATGACTACAAGAACAAGCATACAGATGACAGCCGCAACGGCTACAGCCCTAAAACAGTCACCTCTTCGGCCGGAGATATCCCGATCGACGTCCCCAGAGACCGCAAGGGTGACTTCGAACCGCAGTCAGTCAAAAAGAACCAGACCGATATCTCAAATATAGAGGATCAGGTCCTGTCCATGTATGCAAAAGGCATGACGACCCGGGATATCTCGGCTCACCTG
- a CDS encoding heavy metal translocating P-type ATPase, translating into MEFSIVHELPGRIRLRPAKGAFNKKNEAAIETLLEAQRGVKKVKASALTGSILIYFDEPYRGRVLSAAALLTKDIYDDSELYALSRDSAVPSLMGSIALMAARSVLRMMLPFPLRRAVSVMRSLCFVRRGLHSIFVRRKIDVAVLDASAIVSAMARNDFTSAGVVMTLIRLGDLLGSWTEQKSKEDLAKTLALRTERVWLKRGGEEIEVPFAEVVKGDLIIVRAGSVIPVDGRVAEGEAVVNQSSMTGEALGIARRTGHSVYAGTVVEEGMIVVEAIEIGNATRISRIIKVVEESEERKASIQGRSEHLADSIVPFNFMLAGLIYLATRDPLRASSALMVDYSCAIKLATPLAILASMREGVKHGILIKGGKYLEALAAADTVVFDKTGTLTVAEPKVVKVIPLNGYRRDEALKLAACLEEHFPHSIAKAVVCKAEEEELRHAEEHAEVEYAVAHGIASSLSGKRVIIGSAHFVFEDEGIEISEKEKKIIDEESGHYSLLYLAVGNRLAGIICIADPLRAEAAPVVAELRREGIKRIVMLTGDCKKAAENAASKLGITEFRHEMLPVEKSQYVEALAGQQKGVIMVGDGVNDSPALSAASAGVSMRSGADIAQEVADVVLLENNISPLTDAVRIGRRTMSKINRNYCFIVCANSLLLALGLGGYISPALSALLHNLSTVGASAYSLSPVLERKRTQKN; encoded by the coding sequence ATGGAATTTTCAATCGTACACGAATTGCCCGGGCGCATCCGGTTGCGCCCGGCGAAGGGTGCTTTCAACAAAAAAAACGAAGCCGCGATAGAGACGCTGCTCGAAGCGCAGCGCGGCGTAAAAAAAGTCAAGGCCTCCGCGCTTACCGGCAGTATTTTGATATATTTCGACGAGCCGTACAGAGGAAGAGTCCTCTCTGCGGCGGCGTTGCTCACTAAGGATATTTACGACGACAGCGAGCTTTACGCCTTAAGCAGAGATTCGGCGGTTCCGAGCCTGATGGGCAGCATCGCCCTGATGGCGGCGCGCTCGGTATTGCGCATGATGCTTCCCTTCCCGCTGCGCAGAGCCGTCAGCGTAATGCGCTCGCTGTGCTTCGTCAGGCGCGGGCTGCATTCGATTTTCGTGCGCCGGAAAATAGACGTCGCGGTGCTCGACGCCTCCGCGATAGTAAGCGCTATGGCGAGAAACGACTTTACCTCCGCCGGAGTAGTGATGACCCTCATACGGCTCGGAGACCTTCTCGGAAGCTGGACGGAACAGAAGTCTAAAGAAGATCTCGCCAAGACTCTGGCGCTTCGCACTGAGCGTGTGTGGCTAAAACGCGGCGGCGAAGAGATCGAAGTGCCCTTCGCCGAAGTGGTGAAGGGCGACCTTATCATAGTGCGCGCAGGCAGCGTGATACCGGTCGACGGAAGGGTCGCGGAAGGCGAAGCCGTCGTCAATCAATCGTCTATGACGGGAGAGGCGCTGGGAATAGCGCGCAGAACGGGGCACAGCGTCTACGCCGGGACGGTCGTCGAGGAAGGCATGATAGTTGTCGAGGCGATAGAGATCGGAAACGCTACGAGGATAAGCAGAATCATCAAGGTGGTCGAGGAATCCGAAGAGCGCAAGGCCTCGATACAGGGACGCTCCGAACATCTCGCCGACAGCATAGTGCCCTTCAACTTCATGCTCGCCGGCCTGATCTACCTTGCGACGAGAGACCCTCTGCGCGCGTCGTCGGCGCTGATGGTCGACTACTCCTGCGCAATAAAACTGGCCACGCCGCTCGCAATACTCGCGTCGATGCGCGAAGGAGTAAAGCACGGCATCCTGATAAAAGGAGGCAAATACCTCGAAGCGCTCGCCGCGGCCGACACGGTGGTCTTCGATAAGACCGGCACTCTGACCGTCGCCGAGCCGAAGGTCGTCAAGGTCATTCCTCTAAACGGCTACCGCCGCGACGAAGCGTTGAAGCTCGCCGCGTGCCTTGAGGAGCATTTCCCCCATTCGATAGCCAAGGCCGTCGTCTGCAAAGCCGAAGAGGAAGAGCTGCGTCACGCCGAGGAGCACGCCGAGGTGGAGTACGCCGTCGCCCACGGCATAGCGTCCAGCCTCAGCGGCAAACGGGTCATAATCGGCAGCGCGCATTTTGTCTTTGAGGACGAGGGGATAGAGATATCGGAGAAAGAAAAGAAGATTATCGACGAAGAGAGCGGACATTACTCGCTGCTTTATCTCGCCGTGGGAAACAGACTCGCCGGCATAATATGCATAGCCGACCCGCTCCGCGCCGAGGCCGCGCCGGTCGTAGCCGAGCTGAGGAGAGAGGGGATAAAGCGCATCGTGATGCTCACCGGCGACTGCAAAAAGGCCGCTGAAAACGCCGCGTCAAAGCTGGGGATAACTGAATTCCGCCACGAAATGCTGCCAGTAGAGAAGTCGCAGTACGTAGAGGCGCTTGCCGGACAACAGAAGGGCGTGATAATGGTGGGGGACGGCGTGAACGATTCTCCGGCTCTTTCCGCAGCGAGCGCCGGCGTTTCCATGAGAAGCGGGGCGGACATAGCGCAGGAAGTAGCCGACGTCGTGCTGCTTGAGAATAACATTTCTCCGCTTACGGACGCCGTGCGCATAGGAAGGCGGACGATGTCAAAGATAAATAGGAATTATTGTTTCATCGTCTGCGCGAATTCTCTGTTGTTGGCGCTTGGACTCGGCGGATATATTTCGCCGGCGCTCTCGGCGCTGCTGCATAATCTGTCGACGGTGGGAGCCAGCGCATACAGCCTCTCGCCAGTCCTTGAGCGGAAGCGGACGCAAAAAAATTAA
- a CDS encoding PIN/TRAM domain-containing protein, with product MRHDRELSKMMRRVVYAVMVFVCAAAGYQISLLILRAKLWPSMSSIHPIGMTVFIVLLSAVLGFILAPLFWWALIKFGQFFETRIQNVSVSDLIISIIGLMLGLLLANLIAIPLSKIPGGIGVYIAILLNVALGYWGLRFFAKRGDDFWNMLTNINIKSKLSLPSKKKGAAESGVAISQGAQFSYPKVLDTSAIIDGRILDVAQTGFLEGTIVLPRFILAELQGVADSTDSLRRTRGRRGLSVVTELQKVEGLTVEIPEVTLRELDRDKVDEALVVLARRLNGKVITTDYNLNQVAQIEGVDVLNVNDLANSLKPMLLPGEKVEIDIIRLGKENHQGIGYLDDGTMLVVEDGSRHVGERVKVTVTSMLQTSAGRMVFGRIHP from the coding sequence ATGCGCCATGACAGAGAACTTTCAAAGATGATGAGAAGAGTCGTGTACGCGGTGATGGTGTTTGTCTGCGCGGCGGCCGGATATCAGATATCCCTGCTGATACTGCGCGCTAAGCTGTGGCCCTCGATGTCGTCGATACACCCGATTGGAATGACAGTCTTTATCGTACTGCTCTCGGCAGTTTTAGGCTTTATTCTTGCGCCGCTCTTCTGGTGGGCTTTGATTAAATTCGGGCAGTTCTTCGAGACAAGAATACAGAACGTGAGCGTGTCAGATCTGATAATAAGTATAATAGGGCTGATGCTGGGGCTGCTGCTCGCAAACCTGATAGCGATTCCGCTTTCCAAGATTCCTGGAGGAATCGGCGTATATATCGCGATACTACTGAACGTAGCCTTAGGCTACTGGGGGCTGAGATTCTTCGCGAAGCGCGGAGACGATTTCTGGAACATGCTGACCAACATCAACATAAAATCGAAGCTCTCGCTTCCGTCGAAAAAGAAGGGCGCCGCCGAGAGCGGCGTGGCGATCTCGCAGGGGGCGCAGTTTTCATATCCCAAGGTGCTCGACACGAGCGCGATAATCGACGGACGTATCCTCGACGTAGCGCAGACGGGCTTCCTTGAGGGGACGATCGTGCTGCCGCGCTTCATCTTAGCCGAGCTGCAGGGCGTCGCTGATTCGACCGATTCGCTGCGCAGGACGCGCGGCCGCCGCGGCCTCTCAGTCGTTACGGAGCTTCAGAAAGTCGAGGGGCTGACCGTCGAAATACCCGAAGTCACGCTGCGCGAGCTCGATCGCGACAAGGTGGACGAAGCGCTCGTCGTGCTTGCGCGCCGGCTGAACGGGAAAGTAATCACGACGGACTACAACCTCAACCAGGTTGCTCAGATTGAGGGCGTCGACGTTCTCAACGTCAACGACTTAGCGAATTCGCTGAAGCCGATGTTACTTCCCGGCGAAAAGGTCGAGATAGACATAATACGCCTCGGCAAAGAAAACCATCAGGGGATAGGCTATCTAGACGACGGCACGATGCTCGTCGTAGAGGACGGTTCGCGCCACGTAGGCGAGCGCGTCAAGGTCACCGTCACCTCGATGCTTCAGACCTCGGCCGGCAGAATGGTATTCGGACGCATACACCCATAG
- the recR gene encoding recombination mediator RecR, translating into MSLPGPVQKLIKQWSKLPGVGEKTARRMVFYLLRQEPQQIREFGEAVISLTENIRHCSLCGAITDVDPCQICTDPLRNQKLLCVVENEEDCVAMEQAGIFNGIYHVIGGRLSPLDDEEIPQESLERLRERVEMGGVEEIILATAPRIEGDLTAYAVQEALSGVPVKVSRLSYGLPVGGSIGFADRVTLHMAMEARKEMTHTGENF; encoded by the coding sequence TTGTCTCTTCCCGGGCCAGTACAAAAACTAATAAAACAGTGGAGCAAGTTGCCGGGAGTCGGGGAAAAGACTGCCCGGCGCATGGTATTTTATCTGCTCAGGCAGGAGCCTCAGCAGATAAGGGAATTCGGCGAGGCCGTGATATCACTTACCGAAAATATTCGCCACTGCAGCCTCTGCGGAGCGATAACCGACGTCGATCCCTGCCAGATCTGCACCGACCCCCTGCGAAACCAAAAGCTGCTCTGCGTCGTCGAAAACGAAGAGGACTGCGTTGCGATGGAGCAGGCCGGCATATTCAACGGGATATACCATGTGATCGGAGGACGCCTATCGCCGCTCGACGACGAAGAGATACCGCAGGAGAGCCTTGAAAGGTTGCGCGAGCGCGTCGAAATGGGCGGGGTCGAGGAGATAATCCTCGCGACGGCGCCGAGAATCGAAGGAGACCTGACGGCGTACGCCGTTCAGGAGGCGCTTTCGGGAGTGCCGGTCAAGGTATCGCGCCTTTCGTACGGCCTGCCGGTGGGCGGCAGCATAGGTTTTGCCGACCGCGTTACGCTGCACATGGCGATGGAGGCGAGAAAGGAGATGACCCATACGGGAGAAAATTTTTAA
- a CDS encoding flavodoxin, with translation MGKIAVIYWSSGGNTEAMANAIAKGIASQDVCAEVYTVSEFGGKNLNDYEKFALGCPSMGVEVLEESEFEPFVASVEKQLSGEKIALFGSYGWGDGEWMRNWEKRMLDDGCLVFETGLIINLTPDEEGIKKCEEFGARFAKF, from the coding sequence GTGGGTAAAATCGCTGTAATTTACTGGAGCTCCGGAGGAAACACCGAGGCGATGGCCAACGCAATCGCGAAAGGCATAGCATCGCAGGACGTATGCGCTGAAGTATACACGGTATCGGAATTCGGAGGAAAAAATCTGAACGACTATGAAAAGTTTGCTTTAGGCTGCCCCTCGATGGGCGTCGAGGTCCTCGAGGAAAGCGAATTCGAGCCTTTCGTCGCGTCGGTGGAAAAGCAATTATCCGGAGAAAAGATCGCCCTCTTTGGTTCGTACGGCTGGGGAGACGGCGAATGGATGAGAAATTGGGAAAAGAGGATGCTGGACGACGGCTGCCTCGTATTCGAGACTGGGCTCATCATCAACCTGACGCCGGACGAAGAGGGAATCAAAAAGTGCGAGGAGTTCGGCGCGCGTTTCGCAAAGTTTTAA
- the guaB gene encoding IMP dehydrogenase, producing the protein MGWREDKFVDYSGFTFDDVLLVPGYSEVVPAKVSVATRLTPQIELNIPICSAAMDTVTEARLAIALAREGGIGIMHRNMPIERQAMEIDKVKRSESGVIVDPFYRHPSDSVREAVALMEHYHISGVPVVDDQIRLVGIITNRDLRFVTNLDQPISNIMTKENLITAPVGTTLNDAKQILMGTKVEKLPIVDKENKLKGLITIKDILKAKAFPNATKDSHGRLRAGAAIGVGEDAKERAEALVKAGVDVIVIDTAHGHSRTVIDMVSEIRALYPDIPIIAGNIATKEAADMLIDAGADGVKVGIGPGSICTTRIVAGIGVPQVAAVMNVSEEAHRRGKTVIADGGIRYSGDIVKALAAGGDVVMIGSLFAGTEESPGEAVIYKGRSFKSYRGMGSLGAMKGGCSKDRYFQEGISEDKLVPEGIEGMVPHKGPLSGVIYQMVGGVRAGMGYVGAPTVDALHENARFVQVTAASMKESHPHDIVITKEAPNYWAE; encoded by the coding sequence ATGGGCTGGAGAGAAGATAAATTTGTTGACTACAGTGGCTTTACGTTCGACGACGTGCTGCTGGTGCCCGGCTACAGCGAAGTCGTGCCGGCGAAAGTCAGCGTGGCTACCAGGCTGACCCCGCAGATCGAGCTCAACATTCCGATTTGCAGCGCCGCCATGGATACGGTGACAGAGGCGCGGCTCGCGATAGCCCTTGCGCGCGAGGGGGGAATCGGCATCATGCACAGAAACATGCCGATAGAGCGTCAGGCAATGGAAATAGATAAAGTGAAGCGCTCCGAGTCCGGCGTCATAGTCGACCCCTTCTACCGTCACCCATCCGATTCGGTGCGCGAGGCAGTTGCTCTTATGGAGCACTACCATATCTCCGGCGTACCGGTAGTGGACGATCAGATACGCCTCGTCGGCATCATCACGAACAGGGACCTCCGTTTCGTAACGAATCTCGACCAACCCATATCCAACATAATGACGAAGGAGAACCTCATCACCGCTCCCGTGGGGACGACGCTCAACGACGCCAAGCAGATACTCATGGGGACAAAGGTGGAGAAGTTGCCGATAGTCGACAAGGAAAATAAATTGAAGGGGCTCATCACGATAAAGGACATCCTGAAGGCGAAGGCGTTCCCGAACGCGACTAAGGACTCGCACGGACGCCTGCGCGCCGGCGCGGCGATCGGAGTAGGAGAGGACGCCAAAGAGCGCGCAGAGGCGCTTGTGAAGGCCGGCGTAGACGTGATCGTGATAGACACCGCGCACGGACATTCAAGAACGGTGATCGACATGGTAAGCGAGATACGCGCGCTCTATCCCGACATTCCGATAATCGCCGGCAACATCGCGACGAAGGAGGCGGCGGATATGCTGATCGACGCGGGGGCCGACGGAGTCAAGGTCGGCATCGGACCTGGTTCGATATGTACGACGAGAATCGTCGCCGGTATCGGCGTCCCGCAGGTCGCGGCCGTGATGAACGTCTCCGAAGAAGCCCACAGGCGCGGAAAGACCGTCATCGCCGACGGCGGCATCCGCTACTCCGGCGACATAGTCAAGGCCCTCGCGGCCGGCGGCGACGTCGTTATGATTGGCTCGCTCTTCGCCGGCACAGAGGAAAGTCCGGGGGAGGCCGTCATCTACAAAGGGCGCTCCTTCAAGAGCTACCGCGGCATGGGCTCTCTCGGAGCGATGAAGGGCGGCTGCAGCAAAGACCGCTACTTCCAGGAGGGCATATCGGAGGACAAGCTCGTGCCCGAAGGAATAGAGGGAATGGTCCCGCACAAGGGCCCGCTCTCCGGAGTCATCTATCAGATGGTCGGAGGCGTCCGCGCCGGGATGGGCTACGTCGGAGCGCCGACGGTCGACGCACTGCACGAGAACGCACGCTTCGTCCAAGTGACGGCGGCGTCGATGAAGGAAAGCCATCCGCACGATATAGTCATCACGAAAGAGGCCCCGAACTACTGGGCGGAATAA
- a CDS encoding DUF3793 family protein, producing MDSKSLDYLIAFHCAPTLAGIKPANMFSWRAAPASEMSAATAKNILRDCGVSLEVLCSCERHSLIYIYRRNMLEEVFTPEANEFLEGYGYKSEAGVCEKLDTLKERFFSCGCFPHEIGLFLGYPIEDVRGFIENNGHGYKVCGTWKVYGDKEKSLQLFDRYKRCTEYFCKNFDAGREMAQIVYSAPMFS from the coding sequence ATGGACAGCAAGTCTCTCGATTATCTTATCGCTTTTCATTGCGCTCCGACGCTCGCCGGAATAAAGCCTGCCAATATGTTCAGCTGGCGCGCCGCGCCCGCCTCCGAGATGAGCGCGGCGACGGCGAAAAATATCCTCAGAGACTGCGGTGTTTCATTAGAGGTGCTTTGCAGCTGCGAAAGACATTCGCTGATCTATATATACCGCAGAAATATGCTTGAAGAGGTTTTTACGCCCGAAGCAAACGAATTTTTGGAGGGTTACGGCTATAAATCCGAAGCCGGCGTCTGTGAAAAGCTAGACACGCTTAAAGAGCGCTTTTTCTCCTGCGGCTGTTTTCCGCATGAGATAGGGCTTTTTCTCGGCTATCCCATCGAAGACGTGCGCGGCTTCATAGAGAATAACGGGCACGGATATAAGGTTTGCGGAACTTGGAAGGTCTACGGCGACAAGGAGAAAAGTCTGCAGCTTTTTGACCGCTACAAGAGATGCACCGAATATTTCTGTAAAAATTTTGACGCAGGCCGCGAAATGGCGCAGATAGTCTATTCTGCTCCCATGTTCAGCTGA
- the xth gene encoding exodeoxyribonuclease III encodes MPDIKIATFNVNSVKSRLPLLEGWLAHSGAPDILCLQETKCRDEEFPSAFFEGRGYRCVYKGMKSYNGVAVISREAPDEFEFGLCDGEEDGREESENARVVRARFGPLTVLNTYIPQGKEIDNPDYPYKLRFIARVRGLLERKCTPEDRVVWLGDLNVAPTDIDVTNPKNKKEHVCFHEDVKKALKDAMGWGLVDIFREQLPGAGEYTFWDYRIKNALERNIGWRIDHILGTKSVAARCTGVKVERGLRAAERPSDHTAVVASFSFD; translated from the coding sequence ATGCCCGACATCAAAATAGCGACCTTCAACGTAAATTCCGTAAAAAGCCGCCTGCCGCTCCTTGAGGGCTGGCTTGCGCACTCGGGCGCGCCGGACATCCTCTGTCTTCAGGAAACGAAATGCCGCGACGAAGAATTCCCGTCGGCATTTTTTGAGGGGCGCGGATACCGCTGCGTTTATAAAGGAATGAAGAGCTATAACGGCGTGGCCGTCATTTCGCGCGAAGCGCCGGACGAATTTGAGTTCGGCCTCTGCGACGGAGAGGAAGATGGACGCGAAGAATCGGAAAACGCGCGGGTTGTAAGAGCGCGCTTCGGGCCGCTCACAGTGCTCAACACCTACATTCCTCAGGGCAAAGAGATCGATAACCCCGATTACCCTTATAAGCTGCGCTTCATCGCGCGTGTGCGCGGACTCCTCGAAAGAAAATGCACTCCGGAGGATAGGGTAGTATGGCTAGGAGATCTTAACGTCGCACCTACGGATATCGACGTAACGAACCCCAAAAATAAAAAAGAGCACGTCTGCTTCCACGAAGACGTAAAAAAAGCGCTGAAGGACGCTATGGGGTGGGGGCTCGTCGACATATTCCGCGAGCAGCTGCCGGGGGCCGGTGAGTACACCTTTTGGGATTACCGAATAAAAAACGCGCTTGAGAGGAACATCGGCTGGCGCATCGACCACATCCTCGGCACGAAAAGCGTCGCGGCCCGCTGCACAGGCGTTAAGGTCGAGCGCGGGCTGCGCGCCGCCGAACGCCCGAGCGACCATACGGCCGTAGTCGCCTCCTTCAGCTTCGATTAA
- the ispF gene encoding 2-C-methyl-D-erythritol 2,4-cyclodiphosphate synthase, with translation METPHWSFLIAAAGSGSRLGGTPKQFRALAGRPVWRWSYETAERLRSEGALRDIVLVLPAERIEEFAADCERLNITIARGGATRSESVLNGLEKCRGSHVLVHDGARPFITEELLLTLMSEAERHGAAVPLLRCTDALKKIDGSLLTAADRNIYLRTQTPQAFRREELTSLLRGASPADDEASLWTASGRGIVRVDGDERNFKITTQFDWEMARAMAENNIERRAGHGFDIHRLAEGRPLIIAGVRVAGVDFGLFGHSDADVVTHAVMDALLGAAGEADIGTLFPASDEKWRGADSITLLHSVLALLASKGWRADWVDATLIAQRPKLGALLPQFREKLNAELEGDGEHPRFNIKVKSAEECGSAGRGECMICHCVAEISRIAL, from the coding sequence ATGGAAACTCCTCACTGGTCATTCCTGATCGCAGCGGCTGGCAGCGGAAGCAGGCTCGGCGGAACGCCGAAGCAGTTCCGCGCGCTTGCCGGCCGACCGGTGTGGCGCTGGTCGTACGAGACTGCAGAGCGTCTGCGCTCGGAAGGGGCGCTGCGCGACATCGTGCTCGTGCTTCCCGCGGAGAGAATCGAGGAATTCGCTGCCGACTGTGAGAGGTTGAACATAACAATTGCGCGCGGCGGAGCCACGCGCTCCGAATCCGTGCTCAACGGACTTGAAAAATGCCGCGGGTCGCACGTGCTTGTGCACGATGGGGCCCGCCCTTTTATTACCGAGGAACTCTTGCTCACGCTCATGAGCGAGGCGGAGCGGCACGGCGCCGCCGTGCCGCTCCTGCGCTGCACCGACGCGCTGAAAAAAATCGACGGAAGCCTCCTAACGGCGGCCGACAGGAATATTTATCTACGCACTCAGACTCCTCAGGCTTTCAGGCGGGAAGAGCTGACGTCGCTGCTGCGCGGCGCATCCCCTGCGGACGACGAGGCCTCCCTGTGGACGGCTTCGGGGCGCGGCATCGTACGAGTCGACGGAGACGAAAGGAATTTTAAGATAACGACGCAGTTCGACTGGGAGATGGCCCGCGCGATGGCTGAAAACAATATCGAAAGAAGGGCGGGGCACGGCTTCGACATCCACAGGCTCGCCGAAGGCAGGCCCCTGATAATCGCCGGAGTCAGAGTCGCCGGCGTTGATTTCGGCCTCTTCGGACATTCCGACGCCGACGTCGTTACGCATGCGGTAATGGACGCGCTGCTCGGCGCGGCCGGGGAAGCCGACATCGGGACGCTCTTTCCGGCAAGCGATGAAAAATGGCGCGGCGCGGACAGCATAACGCTGCTGCACAGCGTGCTTGCGCTGCTCGCCTCTAAGGGCTGGCGCGCCGATTGGGTCGACGCGACGCTGATCGCGCAGCGCCCCAAGCTCGGCGCTCTTCTCCCGCAATTCAGGGAGAAGCTCAACGCGGAGCTCGAGGGCGACGGCGAACATCCGAGATTCAACATTAAGGTGAAATCCGCCGAGGAGTGCGGAAGCGCCGGGCGCGGCGAGTGCATGATCTGCCACTGCGTCGCGGAGATAAGCCGCATCGCGCTTTGA
- a CDS encoding DUF1490 family protein, protein MKEGCERCLFFAAGVLVGAGAFALVKNGAAKKAAVKALAKGMQLQEKVAASAEAAKEAASDMIAEARCCMDEEK, encoded by the coding sequence ATGAAAGAAGGGTGTGAGCGTTGTCTGTTTTTCGCAGCTGGAGTCCTTGTCGGAGCCGGGGCCTTTGCGCTCGTAAAGAACGGCGCCGCTAAGAAAGCCGCTGTAAAGGCCCTCGCCAAGGGGATGCAGCTTCAGGAAAAGGTGGCGGCCTCGGCCGAGGCCGCGAAGGAAGCGGCGTCTGATATGATCGCAGAGGCAAGATGCTGCATGGATGAAGAGAAATAG
- a CDS encoding YbaB/EbfC family nucleoid-associated protein, whose product MKMDKLLKQAQRMQAQMALAQQELEKAVLEGTAGGGAVKVTVNGHGDVLSVTIDKEVVNPEEIEMLEDLVLGAIKEALSKAKELYGSKMNTLTGGLGAGFPGLM is encoded by the coding sequence ATGAAAATGGACAAATTGCTCAAACAGGCGCAGAGAATGCAGGCACAGATGGCTCTCGCGCAGCAAGAGCTTGAAAAGGCGGTGCTCGAGGGAACGGCCGGAGGCGGTGCGGTTAAGGTCACGGTGAACGGCCACGGCGACGTGCTTTCGGTAACGATAGACAAAGAGGTCGTAAACCCCGAAGAGATCGAGATGCTCGAAGACCTCGTGCTCGGAGCGATAAAAGAAGCTCTCTCGAAGGCCAAAGAGCTTTACGGCTCGAAGATGAACACGCTGACGGGCGGCCTCGGCGCGGGTTTCCCAGGACTTATGTAG